The Lepisosteus oculatus isolate fLepOcu1 chromosome 4, fLepOcu1.hap2, whole genome shotgun sequence genome window below encodes:
- the LOC107075340 gene encoding myosin-7-like isoform X1, whose product MTDMSEFGAAATFLRKSEKERLEAQTRPFDMKKECFIPDPVEEYVKASIVSRDGDKVTVETEAGKTITVKSSDAHPQNPPKFDKIEDMVMFTFLHEPAVLYNLKERYAAWMIYTYSGLFCVTVNPYKWLPVYDSIVVAAYRGKKRQEAPPHIFSISDNAYQYMLADRENQSVLITGESGAGKTVNTKRVIQYFASIAAAGGKKDSAAANKGTLEDQIIQANPALEAFGNAKTMRNDNSSRFGKFIRIHFGASGKLASADIETYLLEKSRVTFQLKAERDYHIFYQILSQKKPELLEMLLITNNPYDYTYISQGETTVASIDDADELMATDSAFDVLGFTQDEKNSIYKLTGAIMHFGNMKFKQKQREEQAESDGTEDADKAAYLMGLNSADLLKGLCHPRVKVGNEYVTKGQNVQQVYNSIGALSKSVYEKMFLWMVVRINQSLDTKQPRQYFIGVLDIAGFEIFDFNTFEQMCINFTNEKLQQFFNHHMFVLEQEEYKKEGIDWEFIDFGMDLQACIDLIEKPMGIMSILEEECMFPKASDATFKAKLYDNHLGKSNNFHKPRIVKGKPEAHFALVHYAGTVDYNINGWLEKNKDPLNETVVGLYQKSSVKLLSNLFSNYAGADSAQDSKGKGGGKKKGSSFQTVSALHRENLNKLMTNLRSTHPHFVRCLIPNETKTPGAMENSLVMHQLRCNGVLEGIRICRKGFPNRILYGDFKQRYRILNPSAIPEGQFIDSKKGAEKLLASLDIDHDQCKFGHTKVFFKAGLLGQLEEMRDERLSLIITGIQARSRGLLSRIEYHKIVERKDSLLVIQWNIRAFMGVKNWPWMKLFFKIKPLLKSAEAEKEMANMKEEFLKLKEAYAKSETRRKELEEKMVSLLQEKNDLQLQVQSEQDNLSDAEERCEQLIKNKIQLEAKAKELTERLDDEEEMNAELTAKKRKLEDECSELKKDIDDLELTLAKVEKEKHATENKVKNLTEEMAGLDEIIAKLTKEKKALQEAHQQTLDDLQSEEDKVNTLTKAKAKLEQQVDDLEGSLEQEKKIRMDLERAKRKLEGDLKLTQECVMDLENDKQQLEEKLKKKEFDISHLNSKIEDEQALAAQLQKKLKELQARIEELEEELEAERAARAKVEKQRADLSRELEEISERLEEAGGATSAQIEMNKKREAEFQKLRRDLEEATLQHEATASTLRKKHADSVADLGEQIDNLQRVKQKLEKEKSELRLELDDVVSNMEQIVKTKTNLEKMCRTLEDQMNEYRTKSEESQRAINDFTMQKAKLQTENGELSRQLEEKESLVSQLTRGKQSYTQQIEDLKRQLEEEVKAKNALAHATQSARHDADLLREQYEEEQEAKAELQRSLSKANAEVAQWRTKYETDAIQRTEELEDAKKKLAQRLQDAEEAVEAVNAKCSSLEKTKHRLQNEIEDLMVDLERSNAAAAALDKKQRNFDKILSEWKQKFEESQSELEGSQKEARSLSTELFKLKNAYEESLEHLETLKRENKNLQEEISDLTEQLGEGGKTIHELEKARKQLEQEKSEIQAALEEAEASLEHEEGKILRAQLEFNQIKADIERKLSEKDEEMEQAKRNHQRVVDSLQTSLEAEIRSRNEALRIKKKMEGDLNEMEIQLSQANRLAAEAQKQLKSLHSHLKDAQLQLDDSLRVNDDLKENIAIVERRNNLLQAELEELRSVVEQTERARKLAEQELLDVSERVQLLHSQNNSLISQKKKLEADTSQLQTEVEEAVQECRNAEEKAKKAITDAAMMAEELKKEQDTSAHLERMKKNMEQTIKDLQHRLDEAEQIAMKGGKKQVQKLEARVRELENELEAEQRKGTDSVKGVRKYERRIKELTYQTEEDRKNMARLQDLVDKLQLKVKSYKRAAEEAEEQANTNLGKFRKLQHELDEAEERADIAESQVNKLRAKTRDVGSKDSPAAANPQRELSAGSRETGISQSYICPGGQCKENSRAGGKEVAVWEGGADSNRCHMTAPCAWSGSKLVCVLVSYLLCFTQILRFLVT is encoded by the exons ATGACTGACATGTCGGAGTTCGGGGCCGCTGCCACTTTCCTTCGCAAGTCGGAGAAGGAGCGTCTGGAGGCTCAGACTCGCCCCTTCGACATGAAGAAGGAGTGCTTCATACCCGACCCCGTGGAGGAGTACGTGAAGGCGTCGATCGTCAGTCGCGACGGGGACAAAGTCACCGTTGAGACGGAGGCAGGCAAG ACGATCACAGTAAAATCCTCTGATGCCCACCCTCAGAACCCACCCAAGTTCGATAAAATCGAAGATATGGTCATGTTCACCTTCCTGCACGAGCCCGCTGTGCTGTACAACCTCAAAGAGCGTTACGCAGCCTGGATGATCTAC ACCTACTCTGGGCTGTTCTGTGTCACTGTCAACCCCTACAAGTGGCTGCCTGTGTACGACtctattgttgttgctgcctacAGAGGCAAGAAGAGGCAAGAAGCTCCTCCCCACATCTTCTCCATCTCTGACAACGCCTATCAGTACATGCTGGCAG acaGGGAAAaccagtctgtcctgatcac TGGAGAATCCGGTGCTGGGAAGACTGTGAACACCAAGAGGGTCATTCAGTACTTCGCCAGCATTGCAGCAGCAGGGGGAAAAAAGGACTCAGCAGCCGCTAACAAG GGCACCCTGGAGGATCAAATCATCCAGGCCAACCCAGCCCTGGAGGCCTTTGGCAATGCCAAGACTATGAGGAACGACAACTCCTCGCGATTC GGCAAGTTCATCCGAATTCACTTTGGAGCCAGTGGAAAACTAGCTTCTGCAGACATTGAGACCT ATCTGCTGGAGAAGTCTCGTGTGACCTTCCAGCTCAAGGCTGAAAGAGACTATCACATCTTCTACCAGATCCTGTCCCAGAAGAAGCCAGAGCTGCTGG AGATGCTCCTCATCACCAACAACCCCTATGACTACACCTATATCTCCCAAGGAGAGACCACAGTGGCGTCCATTGATGATGCTGATGAGCTGATGGCCACAGAC AGCGCCTTTGATGTGCTGGGCTTCACTCAGGATGAGAAGAACAGCATCTACAAGCTGACTGGAGCCATCATGCACTTCGGCAACATGAAGTTCAAGCAGAAGCAGCGAGAGGAGCAGGCAGAGTCTGACGGCACTGAGG ATGCTGACAAGGCAGCCTACCTGATGGGCTTGAACTCTGCTGACCTCCTGAAGGGTCTGTGTCACCCCAGGGTCAAAGTGGGCAATGAGTATGTCACCAAGGGGCAGAATGTCCAACAG GTGTACAACTCCATTGGTGCCCTGTCCAAGTCAGTGTATGAGAAGATGTTCCTGTGGATGGTGGTGAGAATCAACCAGTCCCTGGACACCAAGCAGCCTCGCCAGTACTTCATCGGTGTGCTAGACATTGCCGGGTTCGAGATCTTTGAT TTCAACACCTTTGAACAGATGTGCATCAACTTCACCAACGAGAAGCTGCAGCAGTTCTTCAACCATCACATGTTCGTGCTGGAGCAGGAGGAGTACAAGAAGGAGGGGATCGACTGGGAGTTCATTGACTTCGGCATGGACCTGCAGGCCTGCATTGACCTCATCGAGAAG CCCATGGGTATCATGTCCATCCTTGAAGAGGAGTGCATGTTCCCCAAGGCCAGTGACGCCACCTTTAAAGCCAAGCTGTATGACAACCACTTGGGAAAATCCAACAACTTCCATAAACCCAGGATTGTCAAGGGGAAACCAGAGGCCCATTTTGCCCTGGTTCACTACGCTGGCACCGTGGACTACAACATCAATGGCTGGCTAGAGAAGAACAAGGACCCCCTGAATGAGACAGTGGTGGGGCTGTACCAGAAGTCTTCTGTCAAGCTGCTCAGCAACCTGTTCTCCAACTATGCCGGTGCAGATTCAG CTCAAGATAGCAAAGGAAAAGGAGGAGGAAAGAAGAAGGGTTCTTCCTTCCAGACTGTCTCTGCTCTGCACAGG GAGAACCTTAACAAGCTGATGACAAACCTGAGGTCCACCCACCCTCACTTTGTGCGCTGTCTCATCCCCAATGAGACCAAGACTCCAGGAGCCATGGAGAATTCTCTGGTGATGCACCAGCTGCGCTGTAATGGTGTGCTGGAAGGCATCAGGATCTGCAGAAAGGGTTTCCCCAACAGGATCCTGTACGGGGACTTCAAACAGAG ATACCGCATCCTGAACCCATCTGCCATCCCTGAAGGCCAGTTCATAGACAGCAAGAAGGGAGCAGAGAAACTACTGGCGTCACTGGACATCGATCATGATCAGTGCAAATTTGGACACACTAAG GTGTTCTTCAAGGCTGGTCTGCTGGGTCAGCTGGAGGAGATGAGAGATGAACGCTTGTCTCTCATCATCACTGGAATCCAGGCCAGGTCCCGGGGTCTTCTCTCAAGAATTGAGTACCACAAGATCGTAGAGCGCAA GGATTCCCTGCTCGTGATCCAGTGGAACATTCGAGCCTTCATGGGTGTGAAGAACTGGCCTTGGATGAAGCTCTTCTTCAAGATCAAGCCTTTGCTGAAGTCTGCAGAGGCTGAGAAGGAGATGGCCAACATGAAGGAGGAGTTCCTGAAGCTCAAAGAGGCCTATGCCAAATCTGAGACCCGCAGGAAGGAGCTGGAAGAGAAGATGGTCTCTCTTCTCCAAGAGAAGAATGACCTGCAGCTGCAAGTTCAATCT GAACAAGACAACCTTAGCGATGCTGAGGAACGGTGTGAACAACTGATCAAGAACAAGATCCAGCTGGAGGCCAAAGCGAAGGAGCTGACAGAGAGGCTGGATGATGAGGAGGAGATGAACGCAGAGCTGACTGCCAAGAAGAGAAAACTAGAGGACGAGTGCTCTGAGCTGAAGAAGGACATTGATGATCTGGAGCTCACCTTGGCCAAAGTGGAGAAGGAGAAGCATGCCACTGAGAACAAG GTGAAGAACCTGACTGAAGAAATGGCAGGTCTGGATGAGATCATTGCCAAGCTGACCAAGGAGAAGAAGGCTCTGCAGGAAGCTCACCAGCAAACTCTGGATgacctgcagagtgaggaggaCAAAGTGAACACGCTGACCAAAGCCAAGGCCAAGCTGGAGCAGCAAGTCGACGAT CTTGAGGGGTCCCTGGAACAGGAGAAGAAGATAAGAATGGACCTTGAAAGAGCCAAGAGAAAGCTGGAGGGAGACTTAAAGTTGACCCAGGAGTGTGTGATGGACTTGGAGAACGACAAGCAGCAACTGGAGGAGAAGCTTAAGAA GAAAGAGTTTGATATCAGCCACCTGAACAGCAAAATAGAGGATGAACAGGCCCTGGCAGCTCAGCTCCAGAAGAAACTGAAGGAACTTCAG GCTCGCATcgaggagctggaggaggagctggaggctgagagAGCTGCCCGGGCTAAGGTGGAGAAGCAGCGGGCAGACTTGTCccgggagctggaggagatcagCGAGAGGCTGGAGGAGGCTGGAGGGGCCACTTCTGCCCAGATCGAGATGAACAAGAAGAGGGAGGCTGAGTTCCAGAAGCTGCGCAGAGACCTGGAGGAGGCCACTCTGCAGCATGAGGCCACAGCCTCCACACTGAGGAAGAAACATGCCGACAGTGTGGCAGACCTTGGTGAGCAGATAGACAACCTGCAGAGGGTGAAGCAGaagctggagaaggagaagagCGAGCTCAGGCTGGAGCTGGATGATGTGGTCTCCAACATGGAGCAGATCGTTAAGACCAAG ACTAATTTGGAAAAGATGTGCAGGACTCTGGAAGACCAGATGAATGAGTACCGGACCAAGTCTGAAGAAAGCCAGCGTGCTATCAATGACTTTACTATGCAGAAAGCCAAGTTGCAGACTGAGAATG GGGAGCTGTCCAGGCAGCTGGAAGAGAAGGAGTCTCTAGTCTCCCAGCTGACTAGAGGCAAGCAGTCCTACACCCAGCAGATTGAGGACCTCAAGAGACAACTGGAAGAGGAAGTGAAG GCGAAGAATGCGCTGGCCCACGCAACGCAGTCTGCTCGCCATGATGCAGACCTGCTGAGGGAGCAGtatgaggaggagcaggaggccaAGGCTGAGCTGCAGCGCAGTCTGTCCAAGGCCAATGCTGAAGTGGCTCAGTGGAGAACCAAATACGAGACTGATGCCATCCAGAGgacagaggagctggaggatGCAAA GAAGAAGCTGGCTCAGAGGCTGCAGGATGCAGAGGAGGCCGTGGAGGCTGTAAATGCTAAATGCTCCTCCCTGGAGAAGACCAAACACCGTCTGCAGAATGAGATCGAAGATCTGATGGTGGATCTGGAGAGGTCTaatgcagctgctgctgctctggaCAAGAAACAGAGGAACTTTGACAAG ATCCTGAGCGAGTGGAAGCAGAAGTTTGAAGAGTCACAGAGTGAGCTGGAGGGCTCCCAGAAGGAGGCCAGGTCACTCAGCACTGAGCTCTTCAAGCTGAAGAACGCTTATGAGGAGtctctggagcacctggagactCTGAAGAGGGAGAACAAGAACCTGCAAG AGGAAATTTCTGACCTGACCGAGCAACTTGGTGAGGGAGGCAAGACCATCCATGAACTGGAGAAAGCCAGGAAGCAGCTGGAGCAGGAGAAGAGTGAGATCCAAGCTGCTCTAGAGGAGGCAGAG GCCTCTTTGGAGCACGAGGAAGGAAAGATCCTGAGAGCCCAGCTGGAGTTTAACCAGATCAAGGCCGATATTGAGCGCAAGCTGTCTGAGAAGGACGAGGAGATGGAGCAGGCGAAGAGGAACCACCAGAGGGTGGTGGACTCGCTGCAGACCTCCCTGGAGGCAGAGATACGTAGCAGGAATGAGGCCTTGAGAATAAAGAAGAAGATGGAGGGAGACCTCAATGAGATGGAGATCCAGCTCAGCCAGGCCAACAGGCTGGCGGCAGAAGCCCAGAAACAGCTGAAGAGCCTGCACTCCCATCTGAAG GATGCTCAGCTGCAGCTGGACGACTCCCTCCGTGTCAACGATGACCTGAAGGAGAACATCGCCATTGTGGAGAGACGCAACAACCTGCTGCAGGCGGAGCTGGAGGAGCTGCGCTCGGTGGTGGAGCAGACAGAGAGAGCCCGCAAGCTGGCGGAGCAGGAGCTGCTGGACGTCAGCGAGAGGGTGCAGCTgctgcactcccag AACAACAGCCTGATCAGCCAGAAGAAGAAGCTGGAGGCCGACACGTCCCAGCTCCAGACGGAGGTGGAGGAGGCTGTGCAGGAGTGCAGGAATGCAGAGGAGAAGGCCAAGAAGGCCATCACTGACGCTGCCATGATGGCAGAGGAGCTGAAGAAGGAGCAGGACACCAGCGCTCACCTGGAGCGCATGAAGAAGAACATGGAGCAGACCATCAAGGACCTGCAGCACCGTCTGGACGAGGCGGAGCAGATCGCCATGAAGGGTGGCAAGAAGCAAGTCCAGAAGCTGGAGGCCAGA GTGAGGGAGCTGGAGAATGAGTTGGAGGCTGAGCAGAGGAAGGGCACTGACTCTGTGAAGGGTGTTCGAAAATATGAGAGACGTATCAAGGAGCTCACTTACCAG ACGGAGGAGGACCGTAAGAATATGGCCCGCCTGCAGGATCTGGTGGACAAACTGCAGCTGAAGGTGAAATCCTACAAGAGAGCTGCTGAGGAGGCT gaggAGCAGGCCAACACCAACCTGGGCAAGTTCCGCAAGCTGCAGCACGAGCTGGACGAGGCCGAGGAGAGGGCTGACATTGCGGAGTCCCAGGTCAACAAGCTGCGTGCCAAGACCCGTGATGTGGGCTCCAAG